Proteins from one Pseudoliparis swirei isolate HS2019 ecotype Mariana Trench chromosome 22, NWPU_hadal_v1, whole genome shotgun sequence genomic window:
- the erfl1 gene encoding ETS domain-containing transcription factor ERF-like, translating to MDCNCVSDLLLPPVPALWTPGIAFPDWAYKPESSPGSRQIQLWHFILELLQKEEYNSVIAWQGDYGEFVIKDPDEVARQWGLRKCKPHMNYDKLSRALRYYYNKRILHKTKGKRFTYKFNFSKVVLVNYPLLDMANSPFFLAQNHFNGSSTAPDCSPEAIQSLFPRLPDSGRGTSLFDRGTTAPGPEGDKLRLDAFPFLSTGAPCYTKPPSLLGPYPRNPPFDYPWGFNPYLPGAFSLNNCPKLPPGSLYPSQFYPNPLQSSLSQLPHPFSSLLPPGEAGGGERGAAAGQTGGTNGTAGGQPIRLIMPPYPGSLSLGRTDVGNGASLGERAEANPPATALGLGLGAIGLGAGAGTGRQTTTERRGGVKLDPESDSDLEITDLSDSSSENENEHESSIGKESRLANRSQIVLDGKKGSVLPPISSLPPTASPHPLKRPMPISPPPPSLPPSLSPSVALHDRHKEKETLKMKHS from the exons ATGGACTGTAACTGCGTCAGTGATCTGCTGCTCCCCCCGGTGCCCGCACTCTGGACGCCAG GGATCGCCTTCCCAGACTGGGCCTACAAGCCTGAGTCGAGCCCCGGGTCCAGACAGATCCAGCTGTGGCACTTCATCCTGGAGCTGTTGCAGAAGGAGGAGTATAACAGCGTGATCGCATGGCAAGGCGACTACGGAGAGTTTGTGATCAAGGACCCGGACGAGGTGGCTCGGCAGTGGGGGTTAAGGAAATGCAAACCTCACATGAACTACGACAAGCTGAGCAGGGCACTGAG GTATTACTACAATAAGCGCATTTTGCACAAAACCAAAGGGAAGCGTTTCACATACAAGTTTAACTTCAGCAAGGTAGTGTTGGTGAACTACCCCCTTCTGGACATGGCCAACTCTCCCTTCTTTCTGGCCCAGAACCACTTCAACGGGAGCTCCACCGCTCCAGACTGCAGCCCCGAG GCCATACAGTCTCTGTTTCCTCGTTTGCCAGACTCCGGCAGGGGAACGTCCCTGTTTGATCGAGGCACCACGGCACCGGGGCCCGAAGGAGACAAACTGAGACTGGATGCATTCCCCTTCCTCAGTACAG GTGCACCGTGCTACACCAAACCCCCATCACTGCTGGGCCCGTACCCCCGCAACCCACCCTTCGACTACCCCTGGGGCTTCAACCCCTACCTCCCAGGGGCCTTCTCCCTCAATAACTGCCCCAAACTGCCCCCTGGCTCCCTCTACCCCTCCCAGTTTTACCCAAACCCTTTGCAGAGCAGCCTTTCCCAGCTGCCTCACCCCTTCTCCTCCCTGCTCCCCCCAGGGGAGGCAGGTGGGGGTGAGAGGGGAGCAGCGGCGGGGCAAACCGGAGGGACAAACGGCACAGCGGGTGGTCAGCCAATCAGACTCATCATGCCACCTTACCCCGGGAGCCTGTCATTGGGTCGGACAGACGTTGGCAACGGGGCGTCATTGGGGGAAAGAGCGGAGGCCAATCCTCCAGCCACGGCGCTGGGTCTGGGGCTGGGAGCCATCGGCCTCGGAGCCGGGGCAGGGACAGGCCGGCAAACcaccacagagaggagaggaggggtgaaGCTGGACCCGGAGTCAGACTCAGACCTGGAGATTACAGATCTGAGCGACAGCAGCTCGGAGAACGAAAACGAGCATGAGTCCAGCATCGGGAAGGAATCCAGGCTGGCGAACCGATCTCAGATAGTGTTGGATGGAAAGAAAGGGAGCGTGCTGCcacccatctcctctctccccccgacAGCGTCCCCACATCCCCTGAAGAGGCCGATGCCCATCAGTCCCCCACCCCCGTCCCTGCCTCCATCACTTTCCCCCTCTGTGGCTCTGCATGACAGACACAAGGAGAAAGAGACTCTCAAAATGAAACACAGCTAA